Proteins co-encoded in one Bacillus infantis NRRL B-14911 genomic window:
- the smc gene encoding chromosome segregation protein SMC, whose translation MFLKRLDIAGFKSFAEKSSVDFVPGVTAVVGPNGSGKSNITDSIRWVLGEQSAKSLRGSKMEDIIFAGSDSRKSLNFAEVTLTLDNEDQFLPLDYNEVSVTRRVYRSGDSEFYINSQSCRLKDIIDLFMDSGLGREAFSIISQGKVEEILNSKAEDRRSIFEEAAGVLKYKTRKKKAEAKLLETQENLNRVNDIVYELESQVEPLKIQSSIAKDYLQQKEELEKIEVALTAFEIEDLHGKWEALSAVLEKLKKEEEALGGAIGEKEAEIEVARAGIADLDESINDLQGVLLHASEELEKLEGRKEVLKERKKNASHNKEQLKRNIEELGEKEASLKERKAMQQEIADVLQREAAELQKKLREKQAELKLYSENTEEKIDSLKSDYIELLNRQAAFKNEFQYIGQQLAQQGARSTRLESDNEKFLSERKQIEDQKKEIIGRLEQIQGELEEQVRLFKNEQAKTESLKTNYQKQETTLYQAYQYLQQAKSRKDMLEELEEDYSGFFQGVKEVLKARGGALKGIEGAIAELIAVPKQYETAIETALGGAMQHVVVANEENGRSAIQFLKKHSYGRATFLPLNVIKGKSLSQGQLQSLKLHPSFIGAAADLVSFDSKYEEVVKNLLGNVIVSKDLKGANEMAKILNYRSRFVTMEGDVVNPGGSMTGGAVKQKSSSLLSRKTELEELKERLAEMDSKTQLLEEQVRRVKGDINKQEELIENLRRSGEELRLKENSLKGDLREVEMAEKNINERLSLYDMDKSQSAEESQKLSARKSALELELEKMQKSITGLEEEIEVLTQQKNTRMTSKETLMDMIGELKITLASKNEQLNFAKDTFASIEGELAETSEKLQTFKEDLSLLSSELTSSSSGEEVLEEAARKKLKDKQEAIDLISSRKEERLKLQETLEDLELSAKELRRLHKGMTESMKDEEVRLNRLDVELDNRLAHLREEYLLTFEAAREEYPLHIPAEEARKKVKLIKLSIEELGTVNLGSIEEYERVSERYEFLLAQKNDLQEAKDTLFQVIDEMDEEMKKRFRQTFEGIRFHFESVFQALFGGGRADLKLTQPDDLLNTGVDIVAQPPGKKLQNLGLLSGGERALTAIALLFSILKVRPVPFCILDEVEAALDEANVQRFSQYLKRYSEETQFIVITHRKGTMEEADVLYGVTMQESGVSKLVSVRLEETRELVPQ comes from the coding sequence GTGTTTCTGAAACGGCTAGATATTGCAGGCTTTAAATCCTTCGCCGAGAAGTCCTCTGTCGATTTTGTCCCTGGCGTGACAGCTGTTGTCGGCCCGAATGGGAGCGGCAAAAGCAATATTACAGACTCCATCCGCTGGGTGCTTGGCGAGCAGTCCGCGAAGTCCCTGAGGGGATCGAAAATGGAGGATATCATCTTTGCCGGGAGCGACAGCAGGAAATCGCTGAATTTTGCAGAGGTGACCCTGACCCTTGATAACGAAGACCAGTTCCTCCCGCTTGATTATAATGAAGTGAGTGTTACGAGGAGAGTCTACCGCTCAGGGGACAGTGAATTTTATATAAACAGCCAATCATGCCGCCTGAAGGATATCATCGATTTGTTCATGGATTCAGGCCTTGGGCGGGAGGCATTCTCCATTATAAGCCAAGGGAAGGTAGAAGAAATCTTAAACAGCAAGGCTGAGGACCGGAGGAGCATTTTTGAAGAAGCGGCCGGAGTCCTGAAATATAAAACAAGGAAGAAAAAGGCTGAGGCCAAGCTTCTTGAAACCCAGGAAAACCTGAACCGGGTGAATGATATCGTCTATGAGCTCGAAAGCCAGGTGGAGCCGCTGAAGATCCAGTCTTCCATCGCCAAGGACTACCTGCAGCAAAAAGAAGAGCTGGAAAAAATCGAAGTTGCCCTTACAGCCTTTGAGATTGAGGACCTTCACGGAAAATGGGAGGCTCTTTCCGCCGTGCTTGAAAAGCTGAAAAAGGAAGAAGAAGCTTTGGGCGGTGCGATCGGGGAAAAGGAAGCTGAAATCGAAGTGGCAAGGGCAGGCATTGCAGACCTTGATGAGTCCATCAATGATCTGCAGGGTGTGCTGCTTCATGCCAGCGAGGAGCTGGAAAAGCTCGAGGGCAGGAAAGAAGTCCTCAAAGAACGGAAGAAAAATGCTTCCCATAATAAAGAACAGCTGAAGAGAAATATAGAAGAGCTGGGGGAAAAGGAAGCTTCTCTTAAAGAAAGAAAAGCAATGCAGCAGGAGATTGCCGATGTTCTTCAGAGAGAGGCAGCTGAGCTTCAGAAAAAGCTGAGAGAAAAACAGGCTGAGCTGAAGCTTTATAGTGAAAATACCGAAGAAAAAATCGACTCTCTCAAAAGTGATTATATTGAATTGCTGAACAGGCAGGCTGCTTTTAAAAATGAATTTCAATATATCGGCCAGCAGCTGGCCCAGCAGGGAGCAAGATCAACCCGGCTTGAGTCAGACAATGAAAAGTTTCTTTCGGAACGAAAGCAGATAGAAGACCAAAAGAAAGAAATCATTGGCAGGCTTGAACAGATACAGGGCGAGCTTGAGGAACAGGTCCGCCTTTTCAAGAATGAGCAGGCAAAGACCGAATCTTTGAAAACGAACTATCAGAAGCAGGAAACGACTCTTTACCAGGCCTATCAGTATCTTCAGCAGGCCAAGTCCCGCAAAGATATGCTGGAAGAGCTGGAGGAGGACTATTCCGGCTTCTTCCAGGGAGTCAAAGAAGTGCTGAAGGCAAGGGGCGGCGCACTTAAGGGCATTGAAGGCGCAATCGCTGAGCTGATTGCGGTGCCGAAGCAGTATGAGACTGCGATTGAAACCGCTCTTGGCGGTGCGATGCAGCATGTTGTGGTAGCGAACGAAGAGAATGGCCGCAGCGCCATCCAGTTCCTGAAAAAGCATTCATACGGCCGGGCGACCTTCCTGCCGCTGAATGTCATTAAAGGAAAGTCGCTGTCACAGGGCCAGCTGCAATCGCTAAAGCTGCATCCATCTTTTATCGGTGCTGCCGCTGACCTGGTATCTTTTGATTCAAAGTATGAAGAGGTCGTTAAAAACCTTCTCGGCAATGTCATAGTTTCAAAGGATCTAAAGGGAGCCAATGAAATGGCAAAGATCCTTAATTACAGAAGCCGGTTTGTCACAATGGAAGGCGATGTTGTAAACCCGGGCGGCAGCATGACAGGCGGCGCCGTCAAGCAAAAATCCTCTTCTTTGCTCAGCCGGAAGACAGAGCTTGAAGAGCTGAAAGAACGTTTGGCCGAAATGGATTCCAAGACGCAGCTGCTGGAAGAGCAGGTGAGAAGGGTCAAGGGAGACATAAACAAGCAGGAAGAACTGATTGAAAACCTGCGCAGATCCGGTGAAGAACTGAGGCTGAAGGAAAACTCCCTGAAGGGCGATCTCCGGGAAGTGGAGATGGCTGAGAAGAACATAAATGAACGCCTTTCCTTGTATGATATGGATAAGTCGCAATCTGCCGAAGAGTCCCAGAAGCTTTCAGCCAGGAAATCTGCACTTGAGCTCGAGCTTGAGAAGATGCAAAAAAGCATCACTGGCCTGGAGGAAGAAATCGAGGTGCTCACACAGCAGAAAAACACTAGGATGACCTCCAAGGAAACGCTCATGGACATGATCGGCGAGCTAAAGATTACGCTGGCATCCAAGAACGAACAGCTGAACTTCGCTAAAGATACTTTCGCGTCCATTGAGGGAGAGCTGGCGGAAACATCAGAGAAGCTTCAGACCTTCAAGGAAGATTTGTCGCTGCTGTCATCAGAGCTGACCAGCAGCTCTTCAGGAGAAGAAGTGCTCGAGGAAGCCGCAAGGAAGAAGCTGAAAGATAAGCAGGAAGCCATTGACTTGATTTCTTCCAGGAAAGAGGAGCGCCTTAAACTCCAGGAAACACTTGAAGACCTGGAGCTTTCAGCCAAGGAGCTCCGCCGCCTTCATAAGGGCATGACTGAGAGCATGAAGGATGAGGAAGTGCGATTGAACAGGCTGGATGTTGAACTGGATAACCGCCTTGCCCATCTCAGGGAGGAATATCTGCTTACCTTTGAAGCAGCCAGGGAGGAGTATCCGCTCCACATTCCTGCTGAGGAAGCACGCAAAAAGGTTAAGCTCATCAAATTGTCCATTGAGGAGCTAGGGACAGTGAACCTGGGTTCCATTGAGGAATATGAGCGCGTATCAGAGCGCTATGAGTTCCTGCTGGCACAGAAGAATGATCTGCAGGAAGCGAAGGACACTCTCTTCCAGGTAATTGATGAAATGGATGAAGAAATGAAAAAAAGATTCAGGCAGACATTTGAAGGAATCAGATTCCATTTTGAGTCTGTCTTCCAGGCGCTGTTTGGCGGAGGCAGGGCAGATCTAAAGCTGACACAGCCTGACGATCTGCTTAATACAGGCGTTGACATCGTTGCCCAGCCGCCAGGCAAGAAGCTGCAGAATCTGGGGCTCTTATCAGGCGGGGAGAGGGCGCTCACGGCAATCGCGCTGCTATTCTCAATCCTGAAGGTGCGCCCCGTACCGTTCTGCATCCTGGATGAAGTGGAGGCTGCGCTCGATGAAGCCAACGTCCAGCGCTTTAGCCAATATCTGAAGAGATACAGTGAGGAAACACAGTTTATCGTCATCACCCACCGCAAAGGGACGATGGAAGAAGCAGACGTCCTGTACGGTGTAACGATGCAGGAATCAGGTGTTTCAAAGCTTGTCTCAGTCAGACTTGAAGAAACCCGGGAGCTTGTTCCGCAATAG
- the ftsY gene encoding signal recognition particle-docking protein FtsY, giving the protein MSFFKKLKDKITKQTDTVTEKFKDGLTKTRDNFSGKVNDLVARYRKVDEDFFEELEEILIQADVGFDTVMELVEELRMEVKRKNIQDPQGVQSIISEKLVEIYEGSGEASSALNIQEGDLTVILFVGVNGVGKTTSIGKLAHKFKSEGKKVLMAAGDTFRAGAIEQLEVWGDRVGVEVIKQAEGSDPAAVMFDAVRAAKSRNADILLCDTAGRLQNKVNLMKELEKVKRVIEREIPGAPHEVLLALDATTGQNAMIQAKTFKEATDVSGIVLTKLDGTAKGGIVLAIRKELDIPVKFVGLGEKMDDLQEFDAERYVYGLFADMVENAEE; this is encoded by the coding sequence ATGAGTTTCTTTAAAAAACTGAAAGATAAAATTACGAAGCAAACCGATACAGTGACAGAAAAATTCAAGGATGGCCTGACAAAAACGAGGGATAATTTTTCCGGCAAGGTCAATGATCTTGTAGCGAGGTACAGGAAGGTCGATGAGGACTTCTTCGAAGAGCTTGAGGAAATTCTCATTCAGGCTGACGTGGGCTTTGACACGGTCATGGAGCTTGTAGAAGAGCTGAGAATGGAAGTGAAGCGCAAAAACATCCAGGACCCGCAAGGCGTGCAAAGCATCATTTCCGAGAAACTGGTTGAAATATATGAGGGAAGCGGGGAAGCATCTTCCGCTTTGAATATCCAGGAAGGCGACCTGACAGTCATCCTGTTCGTAGGTGTGAATGGGGTCGGCAAGACAACCTCAATCGGCAAGCTGGCGCATAAGTTCAAGTCTGAAGGAAAAAAGGTGCTCATGGCCGCAGGGGATACTTTCCGTGCTGGGGCCATCGAGCAGCTTGAAGTCTGGGGAGACCGGGTCGGCGTCGAAGTCATCAAGCAGGCAGAAGGATCTGATCCGGCAGCTGTTATGTTTGATGCCGTCAGGGCTGCGAAATCAAGGAATGCAGATATCCTTCTTTGTGACACCGCAGGACGCCTGCAGAACAAGGTCAACCTGATGAAGGAGCTTGAAAAAGTCAAGCGGGTGATCGAAAGGGAAATCCCCGGCGCCCCGCATGAAGTATTGCTCGCCCTTGATGCAACAACAGGGCAGAATGCCATGATCCAGGCAAAAACCTTCAAGGAAGCAACAGATGTGAGCGGAATCGTCCTGACAAAGCTTGATGGCACCGCAAAAGGCGGCATCGTCCTGGCCATCCGCAAGGAACTCGACATTCCCGTCAAATTCGTCGGCCTCGGAGAAAAAATGGACGACCTGCAGGAATTCGACGCAGAACGCTATGTCTACGGGCTATTCGCTGACATGGTCGAGAATGCGGAAGAGTAA
- a CDS encoding ABC transporter ATP-binding protein has product MIEIIDLTKRYGKFTALNSLNLQIEKGSVFGFVGQNGAGKSTTFSILATLLAPTSGTAYVNGYNVADEPKMVRRQIGYMPDFFGVYDQLKAEEYLHFYGASYGIDFNEREKLIPQLLDLVNLEHKRDSYVDLLSRGMKQRLCLARSLIHDPEVLILDEPASGLDPRARVEMREILKELKDMGKTILISSHILPELAEMCDTIGIIDQGMLVAEGSVTEIQAKLRGEKLIMVKVLKDVHKAFTFFEDTPGVSGLRPGEGENLLQFVYKGDDAGQIALLKNAIEAGLSIASFAEAETDLEDVFMEITKGVELS; this is encoded by the coding sequence ATGATAGAGATTATTGATTTAACAAAGAGATATGGTAAATTTACAGCCCTGAACAGCTTGAACCTCCAAATAGAAAAAGGTTCGGTCTTCGGGTTTGTCGGCCAGAACGGCGCAGGCAAATCGACCACCTTCTCTATTCTGGCGACACTGTTGGCGCCTACATCTGGAACCGCCTATGTAAATGGCTATAATGTCGCTGACGAGCCGAAGATGGTTCGCCGGCAAATCGGCTATATGCCAGATTTTTTTGGTGTTTATGATCAGCTGAAGGCAGAAGAGTATCTCCATTTTTACGGTGCCAGCTATGGGATCGATTTCAATGAAAGGGAAAAGCTTATTCCCCAGCTCCTGGACCTGGTCAACCTTGAGCACAAACGCGATTCTTACGTTGACCTGCTCTCAAGGGGAATGAAACAGAGGCTCTGTCTGGCAAGGAGCCTCATCCATGACCCGGAAGTCCTTATCCTCGATGAACCTGCATCAGGGCTCGACCCGCGGGCGCGCGTGGAAATGAGGGAGATATTGAAGGAGCTGAAGGACATGGGCAAGACCATTCTTATTTCTTCACATATCCTCCCGGAGCTTGCAGAAATGTGCGACACGATCGGGATCATCGATCAAGGGATGCTGGTAGCAGAAGGGTCAGTCACAGAAATACAGGCAAAACTGCGCGGAGAGAAACTGATCATGGTCAAAGTCCTTAAGGATGTGCACAAAGCCTTTACATTCTTTGAGGACACTCCTGGTGTGAGCGGGCTAAGACCCGGGGAAGGTGAAAATTTACTCCAGTTTGTCTACAAAGGGGATGATGCCGGCCAGATTGCTCTGCTGAAAAACGCGATAGAAGCCGGTCTTTCAATTGCAAGCTTTGCAGAAGCGGAAACCGACCTTGAAGATGTATTCATGGAAATTACGAAAGGAGTGGAACTTTCATGA
- a CDS encoding ABC transporter permease encodes MKNFAVNPVLNKEIKLRFRSFKSFLGVLFYLLALGVIILGFIFINMMSNSQGYFKPDQSREMFIVLSFLQLALILFITPGLTAGVISSERERQTLNIMLTTTQSSASIIISKLVSAISFLLLLIIASLPLYSIVFLFGGVSPGQVALTLGFYIFTIMVYGSLGVLFSTLIRKTVVSMVTTYGATLFLVGGTAFLTMILMQLGNMNPNVQTDSPFAYFTAMLNPAMVLLGIFTPDFLRELANETGIEFPLWIAHLIASSVIFVLALLISIRKLRPNMKKG; translated from the coding sequence ATGAAAAATTTTGCCGTAAATCCCGTCCTGAATAAAGAAATAAAACTGCGGTTCCGCTCGTTCAAGAGCTTTCTCGGCGTATTATTTTATCTCCTGGCATTAGGAGTTATTATATTGGGTTTCATTTTTATTAATATGATGTCGAACAGCCAGGGGTATTTCAAGCCTGACCAGAGCAGGGAGATGTTCATTGTCCTGTCCTTTCTGCAGCTTGCCCTGATATTGTTCATTACACCCGGGCTGACAGCAGGGGTCATCAGCAGTGAAAGAGAGAGGCAGACCCTTAATATCATGCTGACGACGACACAGAGCTCCGCGAGCATCATCATCAGCAAGCTCGTATCTGCTATTTCCTTCCTGCTCCTGCTTATCATAGCCAGCCTTCCGCTTTACAGCATCGTATTCCTGTTTGGAGGGGTATCTCCTGGACAGGTGGCCCTGACACTCGGATTCTACATCTTTACGATCATGGTTTACGGCAGCCTTGGGGTATTGTTTTCAACGCTGATCCGGAAAACAGTCGTTTCTATGGTTACAACCTATGGGGCCACACTTTTTCTGGTCGGGGGAACGGCATTTCTGACGATGATTCTGATGCAGTTAGGGAATATGAATCCAAATGTGCAGACAGACAGCCCGTTTGCTTATTTTACCGCCATGCTGAATCCTGCCATGGTCCTTCTCGGCATTTTTACACCTGACTTTCTGAGGGAGCTTGCTAATGAGACAGGAATCGAATTTCCGCTCTGGATCGCCCACCTGATCGCAAGCTCGGTGATTTTTGTGCTGGCGCTGCTGATCAGCATAAGAAAGCTCAGGCCAAATATGAAAAAGGGATAG
- a CDS encoding AAA family ATPase → MASIEEKANQFKEAAAILDKVKEEIRSFIVGQEDVIDQVLWSIIAGGHVLLEGLPGMGKTMLVKTISESMDLKFSRIQFTPDLMPSDITGTMLLQPDGSGKQAFVFHEGPLFGNIILADEINRATPKTQSSLLEAMGEKTVTIMGETKMMDRPFFVLATQNPIDMEGTYPLPEAQLDRFICKIQVSYPTKEELKEIVLRTTGTRTASVQKAAAKKDVLEIQALAKEILVSEEMIDAAVSIISATHPESPDATGMVRQYIQFGSGPRGLQSLIMMAKARAMSQGRYHVSMGDLRKAALPVLRHRLIVNFEADSSGISADEIIRDLVESRNPARDGRQHA, encoded by the coding sequence ATGGCGTCAATTGAAGAGAAGGCAAACCAATTTAAAGAAGCAGCTGCTATCCTGGATAAAGTGAAGGAAGAAATCAGGTCATTTATCGTCGGGCAGGAGGACGTGATCGATCAGGTGCTGTGGAGCATCATCGCCGGCGGCCATGTACTGCTTGAAGGCCTCCCCGGCATGGGGAAGACCATGCTGGTCAAGACAATATCGGAAAGCATGGATCTGAAGTTTTCGCGGATCCAGTTCACTCCTGACCTCATGCCATCCGATATAACAGGAACCATGCTTCTGCAGCCTGACGGGAGCGGGAAGCAAGCTTTTGTTTTTCATGAAGGGCCTTTATTTGGAAACATCATTCTCGCAGATGAAATCAACCGTGCGACGCCGAAAACACAAAGTTCGCTGCTAGAAGCGATGGGGGAAAAAACAGTCACAATCATGGGTGAGACAAAAATGATGGACCGCCCATTCTTTGTTCTGGCTACCCAGAACCCGATTGATATGGAAGGGACCTATCCTCTTCCTGAAGCACAGCTGGACAGGTTCATATGCAAAATTCAGGTCTCATACCCGACGAAGGAAGAATTGAAAGAGATCGTATTAAGGACGACAGGGACCCGGACTGCCTCCGTTCAAAAAGCAGCTGCAAAAAAAGATGTATTGGAGATCCAGGCTTTGGCGAAGGAGATTCTGGTCAGTGAAGAAATGATTGATGCAGCTGTATCGATCATTTCAGCCACACATCCAGAGTCGCCGGATGCAACGGGGATGGTCAGGCAGTACATCCAGTTCGGGAGCGGCCCAAGGGGACTGCAGAGCCTGATCATGATGGCGAAAGCAAGGGCAATGTCACAGGGGAGATACCATGTTTCCATGGGAGATTTAAGGAAGGCAGCGCTCCCGGTGCTCCGCCACCGCCTCATCGTAAACTTTGAAGCTGACAGCAGCGGCATTTCGGCAGATGAAATCATCCGGGATCTGGTCGAATCCAGAAATCCTGCCAGGGATGGCCGTCAGCATGCATAA
- a CDS encoding DUF58 domain-containing protein, translated as MHKGGGLLSRLQKKRLQVKTKKRGAHKGTRQSSGFGSSLEFSDFRLYQPGDDVRQIDWNVFGRTQKHYIKRFLDEQEISAAVYLDTSSSMQSIDQKWKLAKELAASLCYIALSGGDRLYFASLPSGSKASLRRKGANYSKQVYAEILQLEGAGINEGYSDHLSRALQKNQQLSILITDTMEPLSVLESAMKRIGAMKQDFWLLQILAKEEAEPNYSGDIRLIDSECSTSVNVSMNPVIVDGYKKRLEEHGRQLEAACRKYGGQFVPITADTDIQTILLRILPGKGMLN; from the coding sequence ATGCATAAAGGAGGCGGACTTCTTTCAAGGCTGCAGAAAAAGCGCCTGCAGGTCAAAACGAAGAAGCGCGGCGCCCATAAAGGGACAAGGCAGTCCAGCGGCTTTGGTTCTTCTCTTGAATTTTCCGATTTCAGGCTCTATCAGCCGGGAGACGATGTCAGGCAAATCGACTGGAATGTTTTCGGTCGCACCCAAAAGCATTATATAAAGCGGTTCCTCGATGAACAGGAGATTTCAGCTGCTGTTTATCTGGACACATCCTCTTCCATGCAAAGCATTGACCAAAAATGGAAGCTGGCTAAAGAATTGGCCGCCTCACTCTGCTATATCGCCCTTTCAGGTGGAGACAGGCTCTATTTCGCCTCTTTGCCCTCTGGAAGTAAAGCCTCTCTCAGAAGAAAAGGAGCCAATTACAGCAAGCAGGTATATGCAGAAATCCTCCAGCTGGAAGGTGCCGGAATCAATGAGGGTTATTCAGACCATTTAAGCCGTGCCCTGCAAAAAAACCAGCAGCTGTCCATCCTCATTACCGACACTATGGAGCCGCTCAGCGTTCTTGAGTCTGCAATGAAAAGGATAGGGGCCATGAAGCAGGATTTCTGGCTGCTGCAGATTCTGGCTAAGGAGGAAGCCGAGCCGAATTACAGTGGAGATATCAGGCTGATTGACAGCGAATGCAGTACTTCTGTTAATGTCAGTATGAATCCCGTGATTGTTGATGGATATAAGAAGAGGCTGGAAGAGCATGGCAGGCAGCTTGAGGCGGCCTGCAGGAAATATGGGGGGCAGTTTGTACCGATTACAGCTGACACAGACATCCAGACCATTTTATTGCGCATCCTGCCTGGTAAAGGCATGTTGAATTGA